CATCCAGTGAATATTTCCCCTTTAAGAGCTGAGAGTCCAAAAATTACAGATTCTACTTCTGAACTTCCTAACACCCCCAAACAGAGGGACATTCAAGttacaaatacaaaatcaaaTTCAGACATTGTGTCTTCCTCAGAGACTGATGATAAGCTCCACCAGAAAGGGGACATCACGCAGTTGGAAGAAAGACAAGCATTTCATGTAGGAACAATACATGCACAACTACAAAGGCAGCAGGCTACTGATTGTCCCCAAGAGCAACAAGGAAAGCATCTGTTGAGTCCTCGAAGTTTAGGAAGCACAGATTCAGGTTACTTTTCACGTTCTGAAAGTACTGATCAGACAATGAGTCCACCTCCTCCCTTTGCAAGAGTATTACCTAGCACTGAAAAagatccaaataaaaataatggaccCTATACAGCTCCTGTCACTACAGCACCACCTTCTGCTGCACAAACAGCATCTGGAGAAAAAGCATTTGTTTTATCTGCTCAAATGCGTCCACCAATGGCAACAAAAACACTTGAAGAACGCATATCAAAGTTAATATCAGATAATGAAGCCTTGGTGGATGATAAGCAGCTGGATAGTGTAAAACCAAGAAGAACCTCTCTCTCTCGACGAGGCAGTATAGATTCACCaaaatcatatatatttaaagattcTTTCCAGTTTGACCTAAAACCTATAGGAAGGAGAACTAGTTCAAGTTCTGATATACCAAAGTCCCCTTTCACACCTACTGAGAAATCTAAACAAGTGTTTCTTTTGTCTGTACCTTCCCTTGACTGTTTACCTATAACCAGAAGTAATTCTATGCCTACTACAGGTTATTCAGCTGTACCTGCAAACGTAATACCACCTCCTCATCCACTAAGAGGAAGTCAATCATTTGATGACAAAATTGGCTCTTTTTATGATGATGTCTTTGTATCAGGACCTCATTCTTCAGTACAACAGAGTGGACATCCTCGTACTCTGGTAAGACAGACAGCAATAGAAGATTCTTCTTCAAGTGAAAATCATGTTCTTGGAACAACACAGTCTTCAGATGAAGGCTATCTTGGATGTAATGTTTCTAATGAAACTTTATTGCCAAGAAGTAAGTCATTTGCACAAGGatcaaatttggaaaaaaagaagtcCCATCAAGGCCGAGGAACAATGTTTGAATGTGAAACCTGTCGAAACAGATATCGAAAActagaaaattttgaaaatcacAAGAAATTTTACTGTTCAGAATTACATGGACCAAAAACAAAAGTAGCTATACGAGAAGCTGAACATAGTCCAGGGCCTAATAGTACACAACCTCCAGTCTTGCACTATAGAATGGCTGGCTCATCTGGGGTCTGGGAACAAGCACCCcagataagaaaaagaaggaaaatgaagagtgtTGGAGATGATGATGAGCTTCAGCAAAATGAAAGTGGAATTGTTTCCAAAAGTTTAGAAGGTATTCAGTGTCAGAATATTTCAGGAAGTACTAGTTTGTCCAAACATAATGTTAATACAAGTGGAAAACAATCTGGATGTATAACTTTGCAAAAATCTCAAATTCAGCTCGTTACGAGGGGCATAGAACAGACTACTGAACCCAAACTCTCTCCCATtatagaaaagcaaataaattctGGCATGCTGGAAAAGATAGAACTGAAAAGACAAGGAACTGGAATTTCAGTAATCCAGCATACCAATTCACTAAGCAGACCaatttcctttgaaaaatttGAACCTTTTGAAAGAAGTCCCCCAATTTCTTTTCAAGAGGGTAATAGATTAATGAAGCATGGGCCtttgaaaacaattaaaattattcaagaagATGGATGTATTCCTGGGAGTACTGTTCACCATCCCCAGCTTGTATTGTCAGATTCACCTAGAGTAGAATTTCAAGGAAGTCCTAGAGTAGTTTCAAATGAAAGAAATCTGCTGATACAATCAAGATTAGTTCGCCAACACAATATACAAGTCCCTGAAATTTTGGTTACTGAAGAGCCAGATCGTGACCTTGAAATCCAAAGTAATGGtcaagaaaaaacagaaaaatttaatTGGCCTCAAAGGAGtgaaactttagcaaaattgcccACAGAGAAATTGCCAcccaaaaagaaaaggattcGTCTAGCTGAGATGGAACACTCTTCTGCTGAATCAAGCTTTGAGTCTACCCTTTCCAGGAGCCTAAGTAGGGAGAGCAGTTTATCACATACTTCAAGTTTCTCAGCTTCTTTAGATATAGAGGAAGTTTCTAAAATTGAGAATACCTCCAAAGTTGAAAGTATAAATAAATCAGAGCTCCTTATGATTCCAGCTGGTTCACAAACATTGAGTGTGCCAGGAACTCCTTACAGGGAAATGAGAAGAGCTGCTTCAGAACAGATTAATTGTACACAGCCATCTATGGAGGTCTGTGACTTTAGAAGTAAATCTTTTGATTGTGGAAACACATCTCCatccaaatctattccacttgTGGAGGTACAAACTCTGAAGTCTCCTACTGGCTTTGGAATTACAGGACATGTGCCTCTTTTGGAAAGAAGGAGGGGACCTCTTGTACGTCAGATATCTCTAAACATAGCTCCAGATAGTCATCTGCCTCCTGTAATACCATCATCTTTCCAGAATACTCTTGTATCAGATATAACCACAGTGACATTTCATAGATCACAAATCTCTAGTAAATCTTTAAATGAATTTCCTGCAAACTCTTTGCTTTCCCAGATTCAAGTAAAGGACTTGGAACCAGCTATCTCAACTTCTATTTCTACAATCCCCCAGCAGCTTTTAGGTAATAGTttaataaatcaaattaattttaaccCTGAACACCAAAATGTGCAAACTTCTTTTGGATTGACAACACAAGGTAAAGAATCAGACACTGCCTCTACCAAACCTTTGATTTCTGAAAGTGAAGATTGTTTTGCTCCAAAGTATCAACTTCACTTTAAAACTCTGCATTCAAGTCAGTCATGTTCAAATTCCATAAATGCTTTGTCAAACCAAGTTCTCCCAAATATAGTTAGTGTGGACCAAAGTTTGACTTCATTAAAAATACCTACTAAAGTAGTAGCTAATACATGTAGTTCTTGTCTTTTGCCAGCTCTAAAACATTTGTGTGGTCAAATACAGAAGGTATCACCTTTTGTAGTTCCTGTCCATATTCACAGTAATGCACCACCTCATAGTCTTGCTACTGTTACATCCCTTCCACAAATTTTAGTAACCCAGGATCAATCAAATCAACCAGTTTGCAAGGCAAATAAAGTTACAGTGTCAACATTAGAAAGTACAATTCAGATGCCAAAATCTCACCAGGATCACCAGAATGCTTTGCCAAACCCACAAAAACAACTTGTTCATGAGAACGTATTTTCTGAGATAGGCCAAAGTTCATCTCTATCAGAATCCTCGACTATAATTCAGAAAATCCCTGTCAGTGGTCTTTTTCCTCACCCAGAAGTAACAGCTTCAAGTAAAAGAATGCTTTCCCCAGCCAATAGTTTAGATATTGCCATGGAAAAACAACAGAAGAGAgcaaaagatgaaaatggagcTGTTTGTATAACAGACATTAGATCATTACAACTGTTGAACAAGAAAATTAGTGATTCTAATAAACACAAAAAACCTGTTTTGGTGAGACAGGTTTGTACTACAGAGCCCCTTGAAGGTGTTTTATTGGATCAGGAAATTATTCCACAACCTGGAAGTAGCAGGGATGCTGGCAGTTTGACAGATGGTATACTGGTCAATACCTCTTCGGGAAATTTGAAGTCTGAAATTGTAGAACATATAAAAGAATTGccagaattagaaaatattaagtCTTCTATATCTCCAAATCTTGCCTCTAGAAAATCAGCTCCAGAAAATATTCACATTTCCTCTTTGAAAAGTACAAACAGTATACAAGAAAGGAATTCCCCGGTGATTAAGAACAAGTGTAACAAAATGAATATCCAAGAGTTAACCACTTCATCATCATTTCATTCAGGAGATATACAGCAGCTATCCTTTCCAAGTTTAAAGACTACAACAAGTTTTACATGGTGTTATCTTGTAAAAAGGAAGCCATTACATTTGCCTCAAAATGACCAAAAAACTTCAGCATATTCTGTGTGGAATATTAGTTCCAGTAATCCAAATCCACTTGGTTTGCCTACAAAAGTTGCACTTTCTCTCCTTAATTCAAAACAGAAGTTTGGAAAATCCCTATATAGTCAAGCAATAACTACTCATTCCAAATCGGATGTACTGGTCTATtcaagcaaatggaaaaacaacttAAGCAAGGTACTTCACATATAATTTACTTTCTACAAATAgttcatataattaatatttaaaatttctttgtgcTTCTAAAATGctttaatttgaaaataatgCATTTTAATTTAAACTAATGAAATCTATCCTGATTTTGCAGGTAATTATTTAAACAAAAGGATAACATTTGTCATAATGTTCTGTGCTCAGTAACTATAGATCTTTCAATATGtctttatcattatatttttttgACATTGATAATTTGAAGAAGCTATTCTTTTAGTACAAGTGAGTGATGTTGAGGGCTTGAACTAAGGGAGTGGCCATAGGATAGAATAAGTAGGGGAGACATCAATTAGCTTGATAGCTGATATGTGCATGTAACGTTAAGGATGGAGTAAAAGGTGATTCAGTTTCAAGTCTAGGTGATTGGCTTATACTATTACTATAAATAGGGAGGATCTGATTGAGGCAGTAAAGAATTTGAATAGCAAGGAACAATTGCAAACTTAGGTTAGATATGTAGAATTTGGTTGCTTGTCAGTCATTCAAGTAGAGATGTCCAGCAGGAATTTTGGAAGTGTAAGTCTGGAGCTTGGGAAAGGAGGTATAGACTACAGGTAAGAATATGGGAAATCATCCACCTAAAAGTGATAGCATAATCTGCAGGACAAAAGGAGACTTAtcaaaatagagattgaaaggggaaaaaaaagaagaaaaggggaccAAAGACCAAACCTTAAAGAATACCTACATTGAACAGGCAGGATAAGGAAGAGAAGACATGAATTTTCTAGTAGAAGTTTGTGAAAATCTTGAATATCAGAGCTTTCATAGGATACAATTTAAAGGGAAGTGTGAGAACTTTTTACTTTATCAAGTAAGTCATTTCCTCTTACCATTATCCCTCATTTAAGGATATTCCCTATCAAAGTAAGATATTCAGGTTTGTGTTTGtgtagggtttttaaaaaaatatttgactaTAATCTTGAGTTGTTGAGTAGCTTAGTAAAATTGCTAGTCACAAATACAAGACACTTCATATGTAGAAGAATAAAGACAGTTCAGAACAAAGCTGTAGGATGAATATTTTGAGAAAATTTGAACACCCCTTATTTTGTGCCTATCTATGAAAATCAAATGTGACACTGTTAAAAACATTTCTCTGAGTGTTGAGTTGCTATAGTCAGTGGCTGCCAAATTTTTAGAAATATCTCTGTAGAGCTGAATTTTCACTATATAATACCTCAAATTGATTTTTTATGTTGACTTTACATTTTGGATAGCatttacttaataatttttttgttttctaacatGGTAGTGAATTTATCAGATTGCTTTATTTGAGCACAACTTTAGATCAAAGATTCAGAaccaatattttctttaaatttgagcAAAGAAGATTGTCAAATCTTCATTTAGctaattatatttctaaaaaaatttaagcatttCTCAAAAAAGGACATCATGTTTAAAGTCTGCAATTCTAAATTTGGGAGATGGCAAAGAACAGTGGATAGAAGTGGTTTTGGAGCTTTCCTAGGTTCAAACCCTACTTATAACATATTAATGGTGTGTCCcgaggcaaatcacttagtcttaAGGTGCATCTCAAGCAACTTTTGAAGACCATAAGTTCTAGAACAATTACTGATCTACATTGTCAGAAATCACATGCCTGGTGCCTTCCCTTGCCCTCTCAAaacattctaaatttttttaGTAATTAATATTAATTGCTTGCTACAGAATTACTAGTATCAAAGATTAaaacacacactctcacactcacAGACACAAACAGAGTAGTTTAGTAAAAGGAGCAATGGATTTGTCAATAGAAGACctgtttaaatcccacctcttgGCATTTGCTGTAAATGTGGTCTAAACTAAATCCCCAAATATTTCTGGGCCCcagttactcatctataaaatgagaaagtaagaGTCTAGAGCTTGGGAAGAAAATTGAACTGAATGGCCTCTAATgtcactttcatttctaaattgatGATCCTATGAGCCATTGATCATATATATGTAACCTATTATATTCTATgcagttaaaaaataaatgccaattttttttcattgtgtacAAGAAATAGAATGTAACACAGTTTATATGATAGGAAATGACTCCccttcaaatctcatttctcattgtgaaattacttttctaaaatcatcttccttttaagaataagcatttattaaataccttctacATGGCAAACACCAGAGccttttacagatattatcttatGTAATCCTTATGACAACCCGGCAAGGTAAATGCTattgtgatccccattttacattgtaggaaaccaaagcaaacaatGGTAAGTGACTGTCAAagatctgagactggatttgaattcatgccttcccaactctaggcctagctctctatccaataTGCCACATAGCTTCTTCAgccttctttaaaaaagaaactgttgaaatttatttatattcaagAAGATAATTTATTATGAAAATTTATGATTATCTGCAGAAGATGTAGCAAGACTGGTTCCTGGAGTAACTTTCTTGGAAGGAAGTATTTGGTTGCACTGTTTTCCTAACAAAAGTTCTCTTTCttaccaaatttcttttccttatgtAAATCCCTTGACATCGTTccctattttctccttctttactTCAGTTTTTAAGATACAGTGATTGTCCATTCCAAGGCCAATCCCTCCttcagattttttccctttcccctctcccatctttgtctttctgtctcatctttttgtctttctcaCAAGCTATCTTTTTTTACAGCCTTCACTTCCTTTCACCTTACTTCTCATGCCTTTTGATGTCTGGCTTCTGCCTTCATCACTCATTGTTCTTTACAGAGTTATGATCTCTTAAGTTCCAAATCTAACAGCCTTgctcaatcctcatcctttttGAACCTTCTCAAGTATTTGAACCTCTACTATCCTTCTTCCtggatattctttcctttttgtgaATTTTCATGATATTGCTCCCACACGGTTTTCCTCCAACTTACTAATCActcattttaaatctctttgcTGGATCATCAACCCTAACTGTGGGTATAATCCATGAGTATGTTctgggttcttttctttttgtatagaCTTTCTTTTTATGACTTCATCACCTCTGAAGAGTTCAATTATCATTTGTATGCAGATGACTTCAAGATCTACATATCCATCTTTAGGCTGACTTCTGAGTTCCAGTCCTTTATCACCAACTGTTTATTGGACATTTCCATGTGAATATTTTATAGACCTCTCCAACAaatatgtctaaaacagaattAAACATCTTTCCTCACAAAGCCAATGCCTCTTTCtaacttctctttttctgtctaaGTTGCCGCTATCCTTTTAGTCACCAAAGCTTACATCATTGGAGTCCTTTCTGACTCCCCTTCTTAACAACACATGTCCTCTAAGTTGCCAAAAGCTGTCAAATTCTTTTCCCACAACATTGCTCATATTGGATTCATTGTTTCTTCTTACCTAGCCACCACCCAAAATATATCAGAAGGTTCAAACCCATCCCATCAAATGCTGGTTATACTAAAGGCCATCATGGGAAAAGAC
This sequence is a window from Monodelphis domestica isolate mMonDom1 chromosome 3, mMonDom1.pri, whole genome shotgun sequence. Protein-coding genes within it:
- the HIVEP1 gene encoding zinc finger protein 40, with translation MPRTKQIHPRNLRDKIEEAQKELNEAEDSQKEILETGVKGTTDTLKGVKRKKIVTENHLKKIPKSPLRNPLQTKLKENTGESSFNVLHRTSEYQKEENQIPIENGKQFTKQNGETLTVTTKASKAETSVPPKKLSLSQHSLELRKWRSEGSDLGEFNLPGEQCVSSSMSSMTKTDNSECMTFNCKTTSSSYTSTAFDVLLKAMEPELSTLSQKGPSCAIKVEKLRPNKVARSPSKLKNSQSASDHSLSHQEFVPDSQVSPCTSQTVHVSAAGKDEQTPIQTVSPSHTLHEQFISKSSQHNQQLSVCPEGFTRSFTHQQSQDNPHIPHVYNIAVTPSASHTPPSNVSQVIPQNQPVDSSSPMSVNPANSTQLPIAPMYNSAQVASIVNHSVEQMYNLILKDQKPKKQGKYICEYCSRACAKPSVLLKHIRSHTGERPYPCVTCGFSFKTKSNLYKHKKSHAHAIKLGLVLQPDSSGLFLSHESNKALNIHSDVEESGESDDEGTADERQDDQGSIELESTQIMKIISNSETLQKSSSLPSNPDHVLGDFSLQENSSDSQGRTALPKVVVHPVNISPLRAESPKITDSTSELPNTPKQRDIQVTNTKSNSDIVSSSETDDKLHQKGDITQLEERQAFHVGTIHAQLQRQQATDCPQEQQGKHLLSPRSLGSTDSGYFSRSESTDQTMSPPPPFARVLPSTEKDPNKNNGPYTAPVTTAPPSAAQTASGEKAFVLSAQMRPPMATKTLEERISKLISDNEALVDDKQLDSVKPRRTSLSRRGSIDSPKSYIFKDSFQFDLKPIGRRTSSSSDIPKSPFTPTEKSKQVFLLSVPSLDCLPITRSNSMPTTGYSAVPANVIPPPHPLRGSQSFDDKIGSFYDDVFVSGPHSSVQQSGHPRTLVRQTAIEDSSSSENHVLGTTQSSDEGYLGCNVSNETLLPRSKSFAQGSNLEKKKSHQGRGTMFECETCRNRYRKLENFENHKKFYCSELHGPKTKVAIREAEHSPGPNSTQPPVLHYRMAGSSGVWEQAPQIRKRRKMKSVGDDDELQQNESGIVSKSLEGIQCQNISGSTSLSKHNVNTSGKQSGCITLQKSQIQLVTRGIEQTTEPKLSPIIEKQINSGMLEKIELKRQGTGISVIQHTNSLSRPISFEKFEPFERSPPISFQEGNRLMKHGPLKTIKIIQEDGCIPGSTVHHPQLVLSDSPRVEFQGSPRVVSNERNLLIQSRLVRQHNIQVPEILVTEEPDRDLEIQSNGQEKTEKFNWPQRSETLAKLPTEKLPPKKKRIRLAEMEHSSAESSFESTLSRSLSRESSLSHTSSFSASLDIEEVSKIENTSKVESINKSELLMIPAGSQTLSVPGTPYREMRRAASEQINCTQPSMEVCDFRSKSFDCGNTSPSKSIPLVEVQTLKSPTGFGITGHVPLLERRRGPLVRQISLNIAPDSHLPPVIPSSFQNTLVSDITTVTFHRSQISSKSLNEFPANSLLSQIQVKDLEPAISTSISTIPQQLLGNSLINQINFNPEHQNVQTSFGLTTQGKESDTASTKPLISESEDCFAPKYQLHFKTLHSSQSCSNSINALSNQVLPNIVSVDQSLTSLKIPTKVVANTCSSCLLPALKHLCGQIQKVSPFVVPVHIHSNAPPHSLATVTSLPQILVTQDQSNQPVCKANKVTVSTLESTIQMPKSHQDHQNALPNPQKQLVHENVFSEIGQSSSLSESSTIIQKIPVSGLFPHPEVTASSKRMLSPANSLDIAMEKQQKRAKDENGAVCITDIRSLQLLNKKISDSNKHKKPVLVRQVCTTEPLEGVLLDQEIIPQPGSSRDAGSLTDGILVNTSSGNLKSEIVEHIKELPELENIKSSISPNLASRKSAPENIHISSLKSTNSIQERNSPVIKNKCNKMNIQELTTSSSFHSGDIQQLSFPSLKTTTSFTWCYLVKRKPLHLPQNDQKTSAYSVWNISSSNPNPLGLPTKVALSLLNSKQKFGKSLYSQAITTHSKSDVLVYSSKWKNNLSKRALGSQKSKVVEFSNKDTSEISNEQDKENSIMKNEPRRVKIFDGGYKSNEDYVYVRGRGRGKYICEECGIRCKKPSMLKKHIRTHTDVRPYHCNYCNFSFKTKGNLTKHMKSKAHGKKCVDLGVSVGVIDDQDPEELGEKQRFGYEQSGYDIEDSDGPDDDENENEDDDEDSQSESVLSAAPSVTASPQHHPTRSSLQESLSADEEIRIAECFSKVPSDPMDALPKALPTKMTVLSSVQSDCRSSRSPVITRQHSTKNETKQEKVTIGDRILSSPEVAPRSPCHLMSIDYPDAEEVAGSPTTVKPTDITQDMPSLKLLPPSVDHGTQITAVVPSVASPYPKIQDQKQPIPLQQITELMPPQTHLFSHLPLHSQQQTRTPFSMIPVGGIHVVPAGLTAYSTFVPIQAGPMQLTIPAVGVIHRTTGPPGDLATEVSGTTNSTRVAELNSVMPCIPIGQIGVPGLQNLSAPSLQTLPPLSMETVNILGLANTSITPQVHPSGLALNAVGLQVLTANPSAQSNPSPQTHIPGLQILNIALPTLIPSVSPVTVDGQGVSETPASQNKACETPPEQTLVADPRQVTAALSPQGSPLPLRYNVTDSSKPTPAREHVRLVSTRKTDNETADLVNHVTPKHEATCPGVCQGPPPEPGPLLQARSPGRPRRHKAVQFSDVSSDDDEDRLVIAT